The following nucleotide sequence is from Aspergillus luchuensis IFO 4308 DNA, chromosome 1, nearly complete sequence.
CCGTCAACACCGGGGCGATTTTAAATTTCAGATCTAAATCTTGTGGATGTTCTGGGGAATTAAGGGTGACAGACAAAGCCAGGATGGAAAAGATTACCGAGACTCACATCGCATCTTCAAAACCCCGGATCGCCGTCGCTTAGACATTGACTGGCGTGCGGGGTCGCTCTTACTCCACCGTCGGATCGCGCCAGGCCCGTCGGATGGAGCCAGACCACTGATGCTACTATCCTCATTCCAGGATAGATAGAACAGTGTTGGATCATCCGATGGTTCTGATGCCGCTTTTCCGTTCGGATCTCCTTACAGCTGCTTCTGTTGAGTGCCAGGAAACTTGGACGTCACAGTCTTACCCCGCATTCCGCAATGGCGCCAGGTATCCCTAAACCGACTACATCTGGACTATTATCCCAGCTATACCGACAGTTACTAGTCAAAGGACATACTGTAAAAGGCAAGGGGACATGGGTTCTATAGGCCGGTGATAATGCACGTCTGCAAGTCTCTACAGTGACGACATCCACTCTACCCGACTGTAGGCCGCTCCACTGTCAATCCATAGCTCTCATCCGCATAGTCGGATGCAGACACTCCTACTTCATATCGGAACAGCAGACGGATAGATAAATCCAGGTActatctctccatctccactctCCATACTCCACAGACTTTAATGTTATTTGACCAAAGAGTCCATGGGTCGGCAAAGGGTCGAGAGGGGGAACATACCCGCTTCCGACCCGCCTCTGCTCTCTATGATGGCATCACCCAGTTTATAAAGTAGCCCTTACTCCtcacttcttctccagcaattTGTACAATACCCCAGCTTATCTTTATTCTTCGTCTACTCCTACATCACTACACCCAACATGCTTGGCAAAATTGCCCTCGAAGAAGCCTTCGCGCTTCCCCGCTTCGAAGAGAAGACGCGCTGGTGGGCCAGTCTCTTCTCCACCGACCCCGAAACCCACGTCAAGGAGATCACCGACATCAACAAGCTGTGCATCGAACATGCCGACAAATACGGCGTGGGATACCAGATCCTCTCCTACACAGCCCCCGGTGTCCAAGACATCTGGGATCCCGTCGAGGCCCAAGCCCTAGCCGTGGAAATCAACGACTACATCGCAGAGCAGATCCGCGATAAACCCGATCGCTTTGGCGCATTTGCGTAAAATTCTCCCCCCTTTTCCCCACATACTACCTTACCTCACTAACTCTAATTCCCAACTGAAGGACTCTCTCCATGCACAACCCCCAAGAAGCCGCCTCCGAACTCCGCCGCTGCGTGCAAACCTACGGCTTCAGAGGCGCCCTCGTCAACGACACCCAACGCGCCGGCCCCGACGGCGACGACATGATCTTCTACGACAACGCCTCCTGGGACATCTTCTGGCAAACATGCACGGAACTCGACGTGCCTCTTTACCTGCACCCGCGCAACCCCACCGGCACCATCTACGAGAAGCTCTGGGCAGATCGGAAATGGCTCGTGGGGCCGCCGCTCAGCTTCGCGCAGGGCGTCAGTCTGCATgtgttggggatggtgacGAACGGGGTGTTTGATCGGCACCCCAAACTGCAACTCATCATGGGTCATCTGGGTGAACATGTTCCGTTTGATATGTGGCGTATTAACCATTGGTTCGAGGATCGCAAGAAGTTGTTGGGATTAGCGGAGACGTGTAAGAAGACCATCCGGGAGTATTTTGCTCAGAATATCTGGATTACGACGTCGGGACACTTTTCCACCACTACGTTGAATTTCTGTATGGCGGAGGTCGGGGTCGATCGCATTCTATTCTCCATTG
It contains:
- a CDS encoding amidohydrolase family protein (COG:S;~EggNog:ENOG410PJAS;~InterPro:IPR006680,IPR032466,IPR032465;~PFAM:PF04909;~go_function: GO:0016787 - hydrolase activity [Evidence IEA];~go_function: GO:0016831 - carboxy-lyase activity [Evidence IEA]); translation: MLGKIALEEAFALPRFEEKTRWWASLFSTDPETHVKEITDINKLCIEHADKYGVGYQILSYTAPGVQDIWDPVEAQALAVEINDYIAEQIRDKPDRFGAFATLSMHNPQEAASELRRCVQTYGFRGALVNDTQRAGPDGDDMIFYDNASWDIFWQTCTELDVPLYLHPRNPTGTIYEKLWADRKWLVGPPLSFAQGVSLHVLGMVTNGVFDRHPKLQLIMGHLGEHVPFDMWRINHWFEDRKKLLGLAETCKKTIREYFAQNIWITTSGHFSTTTLNFCMAEVGVDRILFSIDYPFETFEDACVWFDGAELNLVDKVKIGRDNAARLFKLGAFRDYDAKIKN